AAGGAAGcactaagttagggtgaccatatgaaaaggaggacagggctcctgtatctttgttgcatagaaaagggaatttcatcaggtgtcatttgtatatatggagaacctggtgaaatttcctcttcatcacaactgttaaaggagctatactgtgaccagatttaaaagagggcagggcacctgcagctttaactgtggtgatgaagaggacatttcaccaggttccccatatatacaaatgacacctgctgaaattcccttttcaatgcaactgttaaagataaaagagccctgtcctccttttcatatggtcactaatTTGTTTTCCTTAACATCAGCCCCCTTTCAATGCCAACTGCTTTTGAAACGGGGGATTTGTGAAGCTGTTTGTGACATGACTGGCGTCTACTCCTGACAGAAAAGAAGCCAAAAATCTCAACCAAACCATTCAGTGCTCCTACAACAGCTCCTTGTGTCCCTGCCTCTGCCTGTGTTTTTATTTCAACTTTTACATTTACATGACCCAAGCCTTTCAAATATAATGATGATAATTCATAAAGTAATTCATATGCTACAGAGTAACACATGCAAATACAAAGagtcaggtccctgccccaagaggtttacaatctaaattttacagagtggtctctctctctttccctccctctcacccCCACACCCCTTCTAAAGGGTTTCGTTTGAAGGTGGAAGGGGCTCAGGATACTCTGCCATTCATTACAGAGTGCTATAAAAATAGTAGtgttgtttattttctttcttggtTTTGAAGGGGCACAAAAAGTAAAAAGATGTGGTGTCATACATTTCCTGGCAAAACTGTGGTTTTGTTAAGGAAATGAAAAGCTATTTAGAAGTGACCTAAACTACTGCGATAATGAAGAGTTCATCATCACTATATAGTTCATTAGTAAGCAAATGGAAAAATCAAACTAtctaggtttttaaaaacaacaactagtcTTAAACAagttggcaggatctacactactgctttaaaacagtttataacagtagtgacaaccgttgcagcccaggacacatgccatatacagttttcaaactgttttcaaagtgtatcctacttggtgtagatctgcccccagTTTCTGGCAttttaagttgtattttatattttaattgtttgtattgcatttagtcttttaattgtttgtaactgcccagagaacatttgttattgggcgtattaaaatataataaattaatattgttttttttttctggtgttgGAGTCAAACCATTAAAAATCGGGGACCAGTTCATTTCCAATTAAGATTCATgtgtattttatctatttatttatttagacttgTTCAACTCTCATTAGCATATAAGCTAATGTGAATTCTTCATGTGTACAGATGTGAGGAGAGTTCCTACACACGAGGAGGACTCATGTCTGGAAGCAGCCCAAGAGATGCATGGGTGTGTTCATTTGAGACTCTCTCCTCATTTCAGAGAGTACTGTTTTTCAGTGATAATATGCCCTCCTCCATATGTGAGGCCTGAAGTAGTTCCATCTTCCCCCAAACAGGGCAGCATGAATTTCAGTGCTCAAATCTTCTTTATACATTGACTACTGTAGCAACAACAGAGCAAACAATTGAAGCTAATTTTAGGTATTAATGTTTGTGTCTCCCAGCATCGAACAGTGAGTATAATTCCATTTTATCTGTCCATGCCATGTACACTTCTAGTCACTCCACCTAACAAAAATAAACTATCACGCTTAGGAAAAGTACAGAAAACTAACTAGAAGTCATCAAGGTGTAGCAATTGATGTTtataaatgatttaaaaaaaacacattttaactgAGATCACATGCAACAATTTCTACACTGTATACatgaagttgagatttttttgCCCAAATGTGCATTACTTTATGTTTTCTTATTTTGaattgcatttgcattttgaagcccattctcccagtttggagatatCCTTTCAGAGTTTTTCACAATCCTTTTTGTCATTAAGCAGTCATTACTGCTCACTGGTAATTCTAGATCACCAGTTGTTTATGAACAACTTAAAAAGTATTGATCCAAGTACAGGTCCCTGAAGGACCCCAGTattttacatccctccattgggagaattgaccatttattcctactctctgcattctgttctttgaccAATTACCAATCTATAAGAAgacctcttctcttattccatgactgctaagtttactcCTGCACCTTTGGTGAGGGACTCGGTCAAAAGCCTTCTAGAAGTTCAAGTCTACATGTTTTTTGACCCTCTCAGACTTCAAAAGGCTAGTGAGACAGGGGTTATCTTTACAGAACCCATAtttattctttttcagcagggcttgtccttctatttggttgctaattttatctttaataatgctttccactcATTTATCCAGAACAgacattaaggccatagctagacagggctttattctggggcgaaccctgggatcgtccctgtgcatccgcatgacgcacaggggatcccaagatcagggaaggatgatccctaccttgccccaggatatagccctcccctttggccccagtttttccacagtccggggctgagcccaagactgtggaacatgtggccaggtgccacgggttgacccggtTCTGTGCGATTcttcatgaggagccaggagtaGCGCGGCATTGCATGTCACCtatagacagaggagggatcttgcattaaacacaacacgagatcttccttcctctgtcgcgggatagcaggtagctctagctaaggcttcagttaACCAACCTGTAATTTTCTGGGTCACCCCTGgagtcgtcttcttcttcttcttcaatggTGTTACATTGGACATTCTTAATTCCTCTGGGACAAAGGCTGTTCTTAGTGACAAGTTACATATTTTTCTTAGAAGAtaagcaatttcacatttgagctGTTCAAGAACTCTAAAATTGATACTGTCTGGCCCCAGTGACtttttagctttcaatttgtcaataaggttgagaactttgTCTCCTGTCACCACTATTTGTGTCAGCTCCTCACACTCCTTTCCAGAAAACGTAAGTTCAGATACAAATGTTTTCCCATGGCAGCCTCTTGTAGAGGTACCCAGAACAGATTCTCAAATTGCCATATGTGCCCACAAGCCAAAAAATACACTCGCACCTTTAACTTTACTTGGCTATCAAGCCCCTATTGCCAATATTCATTAAAATACTATGTTAACCCAGAATTGAGACAGTGTTTAAACATGaaaaataatatattatattGATTAAGGTATGACCAAATGGGTTTTACTTATAGATTTcaggattatttattattgtaaaatAAAGTCTCAAAGCTTCAGATGTTCTACGTTATTTACACTTGGTAAAATAACTAAGGAATATGGGAGGCACCATTATGTAGTTAATCCCCTATTTAAATCAAGGGTCTAATCCCCATACCTCAATCTACCACAGCCAGCACTCACAGAACAGActtgggcctttctacacctaagggttatcccaggcaaatagagggatcgtccctgcctgctcccgggatcccctgtgtggcatttggatgcataggaatgatcctgggatgatcccaggatatagggctggtgtagatatgcccttggTTTCTGGACTAAAGACTTCTCTCAGGTCTACCTCTCACTCTGCTCCTTCTTAGATATCAggaccaccacactgaagactcttgcTTTTCAGATTCTCAGCTTCCTGCTTACAGAAGCTTCTATAGTTCTTTAAGAACAGTTCTTCTGGAATCCTCTATTAACCAGCTTTGGTCCTCCAGCCCTTCCCCTTCTAGAGGTTCCAGGCAATGAGCCTTCCTCTCAAGCTGAGTAATGTGCTCTTTTTCTGCCAGTTCTGTCTTCTGCTCCCAGGCTGTCCTCTGCCTGTCACCTGCTCCAACTCTCATCTAACCTGGCCTTTTAAACTCTGCTGGTCACAATCTCTAGCCAATAACATAAGTCACCTCTCAGGACTCCATTCTATTGGTGTTTATCCGAGGACCAACAGTAGTTCTTTTAAAGTGACGTTCAGAACCCCGCTTAGTCCCTGATCAATACGAATAGCAGGGGCATTCACTTTCAGTGCTGTTAACTGACAAAAGATGCTGCCCATTTTAGTAATGGTATCTAAGGCCTCTGTTATCAAGGTTTCATATATTGTAAACTTTGAAGAGATTTGAGACCTCATATTTCATTTCAAACTGAGTTATTTAATCATAGTACCAAATGTATAACTATAAACACCTctccttttaaattaaataatacataataaattatttcttcacAAGGTTTTACTTCTGGGCAAGTCACTATAggattgtagttttaagctattTTATGTGTGCTTTTTTATTGCAGATTATTTCTGTTATTAAGTGCTTTGAGACAGGTGATATACAAGCATGTTAAAAAAGTTACTAACACAGTCTTCTTATGAAAGTTCTACTTCTTCTCTCCTCTGCCACAAATTAGAGAGATTCAAAATTGCTTGAATATTAGCACTGAACCTTATCTCCAGCCTTTTATGTAGCTGTAAGCAAGACTccacaactaattttaacttttctTCTACATCCTGTGTGAATATTAGTGCATTCTCATTCTGAGTGCAAGTGTTCCTTTTTTTTAGCTATGTAACTATGACTAGGCAgctaagaaattatttttaaaaattaacatgttACTTCAAGTATCAAGAACTGGTTGATGCTGCTTCATGTTGGAATGCCATACTACATACAAAAGTACATTTACAGGAAGTCCAAGgacgttgctagaccaggccttagcgcactttgagacccttagcgcactttgagaccagatgacgcacaggggaatctgggcccaggccgcactgaagcctgccatAAGGAAAtttgcttatggcgtgccttttccacagccccggcctgaggccggggctgcggaacgtctagcagggtccgtggctttttgcggcttctcgcttactcgcgagtagccaggaaaagccacggactgggcacagcactcagcgctgtgcccatcgggccgggggatcccagggggggagataggggggaaggccggaccggcaggagagggggagggcgcagAGTGACatgggacgacgagggagggcgacacgggacgacgagggagggcgagaTGGGACGGGGAGGTAGGGCGGAGTGCGACACGggacgggatggggagggagggcggggaaagagggggcagggggcttactttaaaaaagggtggggggctaaatttttttaaaaaccttactttctccggagtctttgggccgcacgtggcccctttaaaaaaacaaaaaaaatggctgatgctgcagggcttccggagtccctgcgcgtcggccgtctaggaggcggggctgTGCACGTTAAAGTTAGtgcaccgtcgccccgcctccaggccagctcagcccgcctggtctagcaaggccccaagattcCATACTTTGTAGCTCAAGTTAAATACACAAGAATTCAGGAagctgggtggtggcggcggcaaggacgtctcttcctcggctcttctccaggtgagtTACACTAtcactttggggccgcactggggtcgcttagaagcggcctgagaacgacgtgcggattcccccgaGATGAACTGATTTTGTTCATGTTAAAGATTTGGCTGCCATATTCAGACTCAAATTAGCAATTACGTGGATAGGATTGGggcaagaaaaaggaagaggtgTCACCTTACCCAACAATGTACGGCTTGTCTCATGTGCATGAGTAATCTGTAACCATTTATCAAGTTAAGCAGCTTCCTATCATGCACATGTCTCTACTTATGACACATTATCATCTGAATTGCACAGGTTGACCAAGGTAGTAGTGGACAAATGACCCTGCTGCAGACCAGTAATTAGTGTCAATCAACTTAGAGAAGAACATAGATCAATACATTTGGGAGAGAACTTTGACCTAGAACTTCCTTGTGGAAAGCTAAATAACTCAGTGtgaccttcagctccagcctccAGTCTTATTTCTTCAAAACACAAGAATAATAGGTTTATATCTTTGCTACATAGTTAAGAAGTTGAAAGATAACCTGCATTGAGATATAAGGGGACTGCCTCAGAGACAGTTACAGAGCAAATTCTTGTGCAGAACTAGCAGCGGAGACTGAAGGGAGATACAACCTCACCTATAGTGCAGTGTGGGTGAAAAATACATTGTAATTTCTCCCAGCTACACATTCACATCTGATTTGGAAGCATGGCTTCAATTCTAGGTAGGGAATCTGCATGCTgaattttgcttctatttttgGATCTTAATTGTGTCTTAATTCTGATAGATGAGGTTCTGTCTCCTTTGCCTCCTGCCAACTTTCTTCTGGTCTCCAAATAGAGACTAGGTGATCTCTTGCTCTTAGCTCTCCCCAACTTCCACTTCTGCCATGACCTTTAATTTTTTGTTCAGGCTTTGGCCTTCCCAAGATCAGGGATGAGCAATTTGTGGGCTCCAGatgcttttgccttcagcttccatcatccctcaccattggctagggttgatgggagctgcaagccaaaacaactggagggccacaagttgcccaccctggcttTAGATGGAGTCATATACATTTCATACTGTCGGGCATTCTGCCCCTTTTGCTGCTCTAGTATCAGAGACAGCAGACCTACGTATACCATAGGAACatgggtggaataataataataatatccttggcctgatccaccatGGTTCTTTTTATGTACATATGAAACGTCTAGGCCAATCATCTTCAACtagtccagacctgagacccatctcagactcccaacctgccatatgggacccactttcacaatttcataatcgcccaacatggcagcaacagctttgccgtaaCCCATCTAGACTGATTTCACAACCCCTTTTGGGTCGCGACCAACCAGTTGAAAAAAACACTGTTCCAGACTATCTGCTGTAGAACTTTAGCATTGTACagagttattttttaaagaagtagctTCCCTGATCTGTTCTTTGCATGTTCCTTGATTATGGCCCAGTCCTCCTCATATCATCTGGTAGTTGTGGCTACTGACATGCTTGCCTGCCCTCATGGCAGACAAAATACTGGACAGATAGCAGTTCAACAACTTTCTTCATAAAAAAAACAAGTATAAATATTTAATACTTCTAAAACTTCACTTGATTTAATATATAGAAACATCCGTATATTTATACAAAAATAAGTATCATCCATTTACAATTACAACAAATCTTGTATCAAAACTCTTGAATCATGTGTGCGTGCTAGTTGCCTGGGTTATCCAGATTACATCCATTTATAAATCTatattttcttctgttttctttcctccAGACCACACCATTGACTCCTTTAAGTCCATGgaatgttgtggttgtttttaactaAAAGTGTTCATTTGGGAAACATTTATTATCCATCTGACCAATATTTCCACAGCTTTGTTTATGTTCTAGAGCACCTGTATTTGGGGCAAGGTTAAATTTTGCCTTCCGTTACTCTGGAATGCATCATAACATACTAATAATAAAAGAAGAGGGGCACAAATGGCAAGTATATAGTCATTTGCATGTGCCCACAACACTGATGTAGCGATTTCAGGAGGATGGTCAACCTCTGCAGCATGCTAAGCAGCAGCAGAGGATAGTTCGACAAGGATGCTTCCTCCTGTATTCAAGAGCTCTCCTCACTTGATCTTTAGCTTCTCCAACATAGTCTTCAACATTTTGCACATTGAGCTCAATTATGTTAAAAGTGTCAGCCTGCTCTTCTACCATCAGTGCTACCTGCAAGAAGAGTTCATGGACCTCTTTGATTCGAGACTCCAGCTTCATCAGCTCTTTGTGCCGTGTCTCTATCTCATTCAAGGCTGAACGTGCTCCTTTTGTATCAGACAGAAGGTTTTCAGAAAAAACATCCCACCTGCCTTGCTCAATTATGTCCTCTATCTGGTTCCCAGACACATCCTTGCCCATGATCTCTAGCTGTCGTTGGATCCTAATCTTGCAGTTGTCTCGCTGGTTCATCTCTGTCTCGTTGTATGCAAACATGGCTTCCTGGAAAGCATGCATGAGGTCAATGTAGTGATCCTTTGACACACGAGCTATGATTGCATTTGAGCCATATTTTGTTTCTGCATCTTCACTCAAGTCTCTCAAGGTCTGAAGTTTCCTGTGGATATCTTCACCACGGGCCTTGATGTCTTTCGCAATTGTGTTTGTATCACGTTTTATGCTACTAAAGCGGCGCATAGATGTAAGGAAGCGAGTATTTTGTTTCCCCAGGCGTCTAATGTCCTCTTTCAGGTGGTGATTGCTTGTTCGTATTCCCTGGACATCTTTATAAAGACTTGCTAAAGCGTAATCAGTTTCAAAGAGAAGAATTTCATCGGGTATTTGCAACTCATCCTCAGCATCAGGATGTTGGCTATAGAGCCTGGACTGCTCATAAAGCTCAAAGAGTCGGTCTCTCATTTTTGCCTCTGGGAAGAGAAAacaggaagagaagaaaaatcaGTGAAAATACAAATTTCCCTTAAGTGACCTAAATAGGTTTGGCATAAGAGAGTGCATTTGATATTCCAAAAAATATACTGACTGGAACTTCATGTGAACATGACAGAGCATAGTAGTATTCTGGAAAATTATTGAATACTGTGTAAATGCCATGTCCTGTTTATAGTTCAGAATTCTTATCTAGCCCATTGTAGGAACAGGAAGGAAAAATTTAAATGTTGgtcttccctaacttggtgcccaccaaatgtgtttgactgcaactcaATCCAAGTAAAAgcaggattttatattttcaaaaatagggAAGAGGTTGTCAACTATTGTTTCTTCATTCTCAAAGGCCTAGGGACAATGTTAGGTGCAACCTGAAACTATCACACAATCTAGAGAGGGTAAACATCAACATCTGCCAGATTCTGTGCCCCCTCTCTTTGCCTGGCTTCCCATCcaacctgatgaagagttctagagaattcaaaagcttgcacactatttCATGAccctttggttggcctaataaaggtattgccctaatATAGATTTCAGTTACTAAACAGGGTGTCACAGAAGTATAATGATTTGTGCATCACTTTTGAAAGGATTGTTACTACAGTAATAGTGACAAAGGTGGAAGTTGGCATCACAAGGCTTTAAAATGATAACATTAGTTTGTGGACAGTCTTTGTCCAAAACTGTGAAAATGGAGCAGGCTCTAAATTCTTTCCTGCCTAAGCTAAGTACAGAACATCAGGGAAATGCCAGGTTTTGCATaagtagagagagaaaaaatggggAAGTTTCAAACAGTTTCTATCCATCATGATATGTTACC
This sequence is a window from Elgaria multicarinata webbii isolate HBS135686 ecotype San Diego chromosome 4, rElgMul1.1.pri, whole genome shotgun sequence. Protein-coding genes within it:
- the STX11 gene encoding syntaxin-11, whose protein sequence is MRDRLFELYEQSRLYSQHPDAEDELQIPDEILLFETDYALASLYKDVQGIRTSNHHLKEDIRRLGKQNTRFLTSMRRFSSIKRDTNTIAKDIKARGEDIHRKLQTLRDLSEDAETKYGSNAIIARVSKDHYIDLMHAFQEAMFAYNETEMNQRDNCKIRIQRQLEIMGKDVSGNQIEDIIEQGRWDVFSENLLSDTKGARSALNEIETRHKELMKLESRIKEVHELFLQVALMVEEQADTFNIIELNVQNVEDYVGEAKDQVRRALEYRRKHPCRTILCCCLACCRG